A genomic stretch from Capricornis sumatraensis isolate serow.1 chromosome 4, serow.2, whole genome shotgun sequence includes:
- the MFAP5 gene encoding microfibrillar-associated protein 5 encodes MVFFRPKVLLLLTAFIMSSGRTPLGVSGQRGDDVTTVTSETFTEDPNLVNDPATDETVLADIKPSTDDLASLNDKNTTTECRDEKFACTRLYSVHRPIKQCLHQICFTSSRRMYVINNEICSRLVCKEHEAMKDELCRQKAGLPPRRLRRSNYFRLPPCDNVNLQGPSGL; translated from the exons ATGGTGTTCTTCAGACCCAAAGTGCTCCTGCTTCTCACTGCCTTCATCATGTCCTCTG GCCGGACACCCCTAGGAGTCAGTGGACAGCGAGGAG ATGATGTGACCACAGTGACTTCAGAAACATTCACAGAAGATCCTA ATCTGGTGAATGATCCTGCTACAGATGAAACAG TTCTGGCTGATATCAAGCCTTCTACCGATGACCTGG CCTCACTCAACGACAAAAATACCACCACAG AGTGCCGGGATGAGAAATTCGCCTGCACAAGACTCTACTCTGTGCATCGGCCAATCAAGCAATGCCTCCATCAGATATGCTTCACCAG TTCACGGCGCATGTACGTCATCAACAATGAGATCTGCTCCCGTCTTGTCTGTAAAGAACACGAAGCTATGAAAG ATGAACTCTGCCGTCAGAAGGCTGGTCTGCCCCCAAGGCGACTCCGACGCTCCAACTACTTCCGCCTTCCTCCCTGTGATAATGTGAATTTGCAGGGACCCAGTGGTCTGTGA